One region of Streptomyces rishiriensis genomic DNA includes:
- a CDS encoding phosphotransferase enzyme family protein, with protein MRHDDEEPLSGGNVSDGVVRVGDTVRRPAGPWTPAVHALLAHLHEEGFGAAPRPLGIDDQGREVLTFMPGDVVWPDRFSLMEPARQLARVARLIRDFHDAVQDFTPPSDAQWQTLIPAEGSDIIAHNDLAPWNLVVAGEARWAFIDWDTAGPGSRLWDVAYAIHGFIPLSAHPDWQSPDAADRLRVFVDAYGLAESERRRLVPMLGRRTRSMHDFLHDQAAQGAQPWARLWAEGHGDAWRNDAEYIEQREDQWMHALLAG; from the coding sequence ATGCGGCATGATGATGAAGAGCCTTTGTCCGGCGGCAACGTCAGCGATGGTGTCGTTCGCGTCGGGGACACCGTTCGCCGTCCGGCCGGACCATGGACTCCCGCGGTGCATGCCCTGCTTGCCCACCTGCATGAGGAGGGATTCGGCGCGGCGCCTCGCCCACTCGGCATCGACGATCAGGGACGTGAGGTCCTGACCTTCATGCCGGGAGATGTGGTCTGGCCCGACCGGTTCTCGCTGATGGAACCCGCTCGACAACTGGCTCGCGTTGCACGGCTGATCCGGGACTTCCACGACGCCGTGCAGGACTTCACGCCGCCGTCCGATGCACAGTGGCAGACGCTGATCCCCGCTGAGGGCAGTGACATCATCGCCCACAACGACCTGGCCCCCTGGAACCTCGTGGTCGCAGGTGAGGCGCGGTGGGCCTTCATCGACTGGGACACTGCGGGCCCCGGCTCGCGCCTGTGGGATGTCGCATACGCCATTCACGGGTTCATCCCGCTGTCCGCGCATCCGGACTGGCAGAGCCCGGACGCGGCGGACCGACTGCGAGTCTTCGTCGACGCCTACGGTCTCGCAGAGTCCGAGCGTCGCCGGTTGGTCCCTATGCTGGGGCGCCGTACGCGTTCCATGCACGATTTCCTGCACGACCAGGCAGCCCAAGGAGCCCAACCCTGGGCAAGGCTGTGGGCTGAAGGCCATGGCGACGCCTGGCGAAACGATGCCGAGTACATCGAGCAACGCGAAGACCAGTGGATGCACGCCCTGCTCGCTGGCTGA
- a CDS encoding IS110 family transposase: MFDIEGVGVFLGMDVGKTAHHGHGLTPAGKRVFDKPMPNSEPKLRAVFDKLKAKFGTVLVIVDQPASIGALPLTVARDTGCEVAYLPGLAMRRIADLYPGEAKTDAKDAAVIADAARTMPHTLRSLELTDEITAELTVLTGFDQDLAAEATRTSNRIRGLLTQFHPSLERVLGPRLDHPAVTWLLERYGSPAALRKAGRRRLAELIRPKAPRMAARLIDDIFDALDEQTVVVPGTGTLDIVIPSLAASLAAVHDQRRALEAQISSLLEAHPLHPVLTSMPGIGVRTAAVLLVTVGDGTAFPSAAHLASYAGLAPTTKSSGTSIHGEHAPRGGNRQLKRAMFLSAFACMNADPASRTYYDRQRARGKTHTQALLRLARQRISVLFAMLRDGTYYESRTPAITLAA, encoded by the coding sequence ATGTTCGACATCGAAGGCGTGGGCGTCTTCCTCGGGATGGACGTCGGCAAGACCGCTCACCACGGTCACGGGCTCACCCCGGCTGGGAAGAGGGTCTTCGACAAGCCGATGCCCAACAGCGAGCCGAAGCTGCGGGCCGTCTTCGACAAGCTCAAAGCCAAGTTCGGCACCGTCCTGGTGATCGTGGATCAGCCCGCCTCGATCGGGGCTCTGCCGCTGACCGTCGCCCGCGACACCGGATGCGAGGTCGCTTACCTGCCCGGACTCGCGATGCGGCGGATCGCCGACCTCTATCCGGGCGAGGCGAAAACCGACGCGAAGGACGCGGCAGTGATCGCCGACGCGGCCCGGACGATGCCTCACACGCTGCGCTCGCTGGAGCTGACCGACGAGATCACCGCCGAGCTCACGGTGCTGACCGGCTTCGACCAGGACCTCGCGGCCGAGGCCACCCGCACCAGCAACCGGATACGCGGCCTGCTCACGCAGTTCCACCCCAGCCTCGAGCGCGTGCTCGGACCCCGGCTCGACCACCCGGCTGTCACCTGGCTCCTCGAGCGCTACGGTTCCCCGGCAGCTCTGCGGAAAGCCGGCCGCCGCAGACTCGCCGAACTCATCAGGCCCAAGGCCCCGCGCATGGCCGCGCGGCTGATCGACGACATCTTCGACGCCCTCGACGAACAGACCGTCGTGGTCCCAGGAACCGGCACCCTCGACATCGTGATCCCGTCCCTGGCCGCCTCGCTCGCCGCGGTCCACGACCAGCGCCGGGCACTGGAAGCCCAGATCAGCAGCCTGCTGGAGGCCCACCCTCTTCACCCGGTCCTGACCTCGATGCCGGGCATCGGAGTCAGGACCGCCGCAGTCCTACTGGTCACCGTCGGAGACGGGACCGCCTTTCCCAGTGCCGCCCACCTCGCCTCTTACGCCGGCCTCGCCCCCACGACGAAGTCGTCGGGGACCTCGATCCACGGCGAACACGCACCCAGAGGCGGAAACCGGCAGCTCAAACGTGCGATGTTCCTCTCCGCCTTCGCCTGCATGAACGCCGACCCGGCCTCCCGCACCTACTACGACCGGCAAAGAGCGCGCGGAAAGACCCATACCCAGGCCCTCCTCCGACTCGCCCGCCAACGCATCAGCGTCCTGTTCGCCATGCTCCGTGACGGCACCTACTACGAGTCCAGAACGCCCGCCATCACCCTCGCCGCATGA
- a CDS encoding MucR family transcriptional regulator, translating into MDARPARWLRHQCPCLAPGVERHLKSAGAGLEALRTIPRPGPVRSRRRAGIDADGLVTCLSCGHRYRSLGPHLARAHHMTAADYRVEHRLPATTVLMAAGVRVALSRACTAAMTEDPDLIGRIRSATPPPQDLARLSAHARAGTDDLPTVQAGCVAAARRTLPAAHQARRDVLEAKARAAGFASMAAVIDATRHLPSRAAATDRDRREHRQAVAATPRTQLTRHHRSRVRNCPARPAREFRARHSQGLDDDSSLFQELRRHVGQDADSSTNRSGRSAPPH; encoded by the coding sequence GTGGATGCACGCCCTGCTCGCTGGCTGAGGCATCAGTGCCCGTGCCTGGCTCCCGGCGTCGAACGACATCTCAAGTCTGCCGGGGCAGGCCTGGAGGCCTTGCGTACCATCCCCCGCCCTGGCCCGGTGCGCTCCCGGCGCCGCGCCGGCATCGATGCCGACGGCCTGGTGACCTGCCTGTCCTGCGGACACCGCTACCGCTCGCTCGGCCCCCACCTCGCCCGCGCTCACCACATGACGGCCGCCGACTACCGGGTCGAACACCGCCTCCCGGCCACCACCGTGCTCATGGCCGCCGGCGTACGCGTTGCCCTGTCCCGGGCCTGTACCGCTGCGATGACCGAGGACCCGGACCTGATCGGCCGGATACGCTCCGCGACACCGCCCCCGCAGGATCTGGCCCGGCTCTCCGCGCATGCCCGGGCCGGCACCGACGACCTGCCCACCGTCCAGGCAGGGTGCGTCGCAGCCGCCCGGCGCACCCTGCCCGCAGCCCATCAGGCCCGCCGCGACGTTCTGGAAGCGAAGGCGAGAGCAGCGGGATTCGCCTCGATGGCAGCAGTGATCGACGCGACACGGCACCTGCCGAGCCGGGCAGCAGCCACAGATCGGGATCGGCGCGAGCACCGTCAAGCGGTGGCGGCGACACCCCGAACACAACTGACACGGCACCACCGTTCCCGCGTACGGAACTGCCCGGCCCGGCCCGCCCGGGAGTTCAGAGCCAGGCACTCACAGGGATTGGACGACGACTCCAGCCTCTTTCAAGAACTCCGTCGACACGTTGGTCAAGACGCTGACTCTTCGACGAATCGATCCGGGAGGTCCGCGCCGCCGCACTAG